In a single window of the Gemmatimonadota bacterium genome:
- a CDS encoding DEAD/DEAH box helicase: MVIAPTRASCETIELALHARVETLLQRKHGAELIEWAGAGKGFGIVAGTGTGKTLGTRLIAEAILREPLRIGVVNREREATPDTPSWNVIVVTTGIARRWLTDGFVTPRDTLIVDEIHQTSAELELCLALGKRTGCRFIWLSATVDPTFYREYLSSDEMLETSAFDPALRAHVTVEPKQPEAYLDDATIRRFVRENRGVAVFLPTRAEVERLGEGLAARFPKLNAAFYHGGEPIRIIRPFLEGEVKKPYLLAMTAAGQSALNLPGLDTVIIYDARYGNVVDRGKNVLHRLYLGANEILQMAGRVHGRVANGQVVILSDRPLDFATLKPAPPEFQLAGDAERVALTCAAIGVDASGLELPVPLDRTAYREAMARLTSRGLIENGRLTRYGRDVEALPVERPWAELLVHADETLLPLVAGASGIDSLHRMTREERDLHGALVPGSDHLTAYNLLVEAVNQCSTLGEVHGLRRHVFDEKALGLWAEKRGVLQKAIEDGALAMASVYRALDLELPATIPYADRDRRAAFIDLLARIAPFELVLDERTVDGQDARISKTSVAGSWGAVAGNLRYFADRFGTARASIEGTTIPFDLVRRYASYGAPQVVLAGHKHRQGLGISRRLAYFGFELEHDLSHIEGEIPDALQAEARELLTEGLLDGSVEHPDRGRIVRIVRDLDEYWRRSGGALQGVDPATIRALIRAQLEDVTSWAGFQKTPITLDAEAMIPLDARRHLDALPTSVRIHGDASPIGYEVRNNLPIARLYLREGQARRFVAEDIPVLDRPVVFAVKRADDLLQAEDLAGLQAILARPLPRRMDPPGRRGAGHGPQDRERNARGRGGQGGGRGRGRDDRRGGGGGGGGGGRGGKGGGKGGRGGGKRR; this comes from the coding sequence ATCGTCATCGCGCCCACCCGGGCGTCATGCGAGACCATCGAGCTTGCCCTCCATGCGCGGGTCGAGACGCTGCTGCAGCGGAAGCATGGCGCCGAGCTGATCGAGTGGGCGGGGGCCGGCAAGGGCTTCGGCATTGTCGCCGGGACCGGGACCGGGAAGACGCTGGGCACCCGGTTGATTGCGGAAGCGATCCTGCGCGAGCCTCTGCGCATCGGCGTCGTCAACCGCGAGCGCGAGGCAACACCGGACACGCCTTCGTGGAATGTCATCGTGGTCACCACGGGCATCGCCCGCCGCTGGCTGACCGACGGCTTCGTGACCCCCCGCGACACGCTGATCGTCGACGAGATCCACCAGACCTCCGCCGAGCTCGAACTCTGCCTCGCCCTCGGGAAACGAACCGGGTGCCGGTTCATCTGGCTCTCCGCCACCGTCGATCCGACCTTCTATCGCGAGTACCTCAGCAGCGACGAGATGCTGGAGACCTCGGCGTTCGACCCGGCGCTCCGTGCGCACGTCACGGTCGAACCGAAGCAGCCGGAAGCGTATCTCGACGATGCCACCATCCGGCGCTTCGTGCGTGAGAACCGAGGCGTCGCGGTCTTCCTCCCAACGCGCGCCGAAGTGGAGCGGCTGGGCGAGGGACTCGCGGCGCGCTTCCCCAAGCTCAACGCCGCCTTCTACCACGGGGGCGAGCCAATCAGGATCATTCGCCCCTTCCTCGAGGGCGAGGTCAAGAAGCCGTATCTGCTGGCGATGACGGCGGCCGGACAGTCGGCGCTCAACCTCCCCGGCCTCGACACCGTGATCATTTACGACGCCCGCTACGGCAACGTCGTCGATCGCGGCAAGAACGTCCTGCATCGCCTCTATCTCGGTGCCAACGAGATTCTCCAGATGGCTGGCCGCGTGCATGGGCGCGTCGCCAATGGTCAGGTGGTGATCCTCTCCGATCGGCCGCTCGACTTCGCCACGCTCAAGCCCGCGCCGCCGGAGTTCCAGCTGGCCGGCGATGCGGAGCGTGTCGCGCTGACCTGTGCGGCGATCGGCGTCGACGCCAGCGGCCTCGAGTTGCCGGTGCCGCTCGATCGCACGGCGTACCGCGAGGCGATGGCGCGGCTCACCTCGCGCGGATTGATCGAGAACGGCCGACTCACCCGGTACGGCCGCGATGTCGAGGCACTACCGGTCGAGCGGCCGTGGGCGGAACTGCTGGTCCATGCCGACGAGACGCTGTTGCCGCTGGTCGCCGGCGCGAGCGGCATCGACTCGCTGCACCGGATGACCCGCGAGGAGCGCGATCTCCACGGGGCCCTCGTCCCGGGCAGCGATCACCTGACCGCCTACAACCTGCTGGTCGAAGCGGTGAACCAGTGCAGCACGCTGGGCGAGGTGCACGGACTGCGTCGCCACGTCTTCGACGAGAAGGCCCTCGGCCTCTGGGCCGAGAAGCGGGGCGTGCTGCAGAAGGCAATCGAAGACGGAGCGCTGGCGATGGCCTCCGTCTATCGCGCGCTCGATCTCGAGTTGCCGGCGACGATCCCGTACGCCGATCGCGATCGGCGCGCCGCATTCATCGACCTGCTGGCGCGGATCGCGCCGTTCGAGCTCGTGCTCGACGAGCGGACCGTGGACGGACAGGACGCCCGCATCTCGAAGACCTCGGTGGCCGGGAGCTGGGGCGCGGTCGCCGGCAACCTGCGGTACTTCGCCGACCGCTTCGGCACCGCGCGCGCGAGCATCGAGGGGACGACGATCCCCTTCGACCTGGTGCGCCGCTATGCCAGCTATGGCGCACCGCAGGTGGTGCTCGCCGGGCACAAGCATCGGCAGGGGCTCGGCATCTCGCGCCGGCTCGCCTACTTCGGCTTCGAGCTCGAACACGATCTCAGTCACATCGAGGGCGAGATCCCCGACGCGCTGCAGGCCGAGGCTCGGGAGCTGCTCACGGAAGGGTTGCTCGATGGCTCGGTCGAGCATCCCGACCGCGGCCGCATCGTGCGCATCGTGCGCGACCTCGACGAATACTGGCGGCGTAGCGGCGGCGCCTTGCAGGGGGTCGATCCCGCCACCATCCGTGCGCTGATCCGGGCGCAGCTCGAGGATGTCACCAGCTGGGCCGGCTTCCAGAAGACGCCGATCACGCTCGATGCCGAGGCGATGATTCCGCTCGACGCGCGGCGCCATCTCGACGCCTTGCCCACCTCGGTGCGCATCCATGGCGACGCGTCGCCGATCGGCTACGAGGTGCGCAACAACCTGCCGATCGCACGGCTCTATCTGCGCGAAGGGCAGGCCCGACGGTTCGTGGCGGAGGACATTCCGGTGCTCGACCGGCCGGTCGTCTTTGCCGTGAAGCGCGCGGATGACCTCCTGCAGGCCGAGGATCTGGCCGGGCTGCAGGCGATTCTCGCGCGCCCGCTGCCGCGACGCATGGATCCCCCGGGTCGGCGTGGCGCCGGCCACGGACCACAGGATCGCGAGCGCAATGCCCGGGGCCGGGGTGGTCAGGGTGGTGGTCGCGGTCGAGGCCGTGACGACCGTCGCGGTGGTGGTGGAGGAGGCGGTGGTGGAGGGCGTGGCGGCAAGGGCGGCGGCAAAGGCGGACGCGGCGGAGGAAAGCGGCGGTGA